aatagagataaaaacaaacaattgaaaagataaatgaaactaagctaattttttggaaaaataaaaccaataagcTTAATCAgcctcataaaaaaaaagagagggctcaatttaaaaaaattagaaaggaaagagaaattacaactgatatcacagaaatacaatcATTAGGGAATACTATAAACAGTTATACActaacaaattggataacctagagaaataaatgaattcttagaaacatgtaatcttccaagactgaattaaggagaaatagaaaatctgaacagactgacTATGTGAGTGAAATTCAATCAGTAATTCAAAAATTCCCAACGAACCAAAGTCCACGACTGGACAGTTTCACGGAggaattctatgaaacatttaaagaaaacttaatacctattcttctcaaactattccaaaaaaccaAAGAGGAGGGAACCCTTCCAAGTTCATTCAACAGGCCTGAATTaccctgatagcaaaaccaaacacactacaaaaaaagaaaactacaggccaatgttACCAATGAAATAGATGtaaaaaatccccaacaaaatattagcaaaccaagttcaacaataatttttaaaaattatacattatgatcaagagggatttattccagggatgcaagtatgGTTCAAATCTGcaagtcaatcaatgtgatacaccacattaacagaatgaagggtaaaaatctacactttttttctataagtacaggaaaaaaatttgacaaaattcaacatccattcaagataaaaactcttaacaggAAACcaacctcaacataacaaaggccattcACGACAaatccatagctaacatcataattTGTGGTGAAAAGCTAAAGGATTTTCCTCttagatcaggaataagacaaggatgcccaagtttgccacttctatttaacacagtattggaagtcctagtcacagaaatcaaagaagaaaaagaaaaaagaaattaaagatatctGAATTGGGGagttccatcatggtgcaggggaaatgaaactgactaggaaccatgaggtttcgggtttaatccctggccttgctcagtgggttaaggatccagcattgccatgagctgtggtgtaggtcacagacgtgtcttggatctggcattgctgtggctctggcgtaagtcagcagctacagctccgattagacccctagcctgggaacctccatgtgccatgcttgtggccctaaaaaagacaaaagtcaataaaatttttttaaatttttaaaaaagatatctgaattggaaaggaagaagtaaaattgtcattatttatttgaggatgacataatactatatacagaaaaccctaaagattccacaaaaactATTAAACTAATAGGTGCTTTAGTAAAGTttcagtatacaaaattaatatacagaaatctgttgcatttctatatactaatagtgaaatataagaaagagaaatcaagaaaataatatttacaattgCCTCAAAACTAATAAGATAATTAGTAACAAATTTAGTCAAAGAGGTGAAAGATCTCTATGCCCAAAACTCTGACACTtggtgaaagaaactgaagatgatacaaataagTGGAAATATAGCCAATGTTCATtaactgaaagaattaatattgttcaaatatccatactacccaaagtgatccacagtttcaatgcaatccctatcaaaatacttgTGATGTTTTTCAgggaactagaacaaatattcctaaaatttgtatggaaccacaaaagattccaaagagccaaaacaatcttgagaaagacaaACCAAGCTGAAAGtgtcatgctccctgacttcaaactatactacaaagctatagtaatcaaaacagtatggcactgacagaaaaaacaaacactaaaaaaaagtAATCCCTCTGCTCTTATCCTCtaaaagagataataaataaataaacagtaaaattatAAACCAGTGGAGCAAACTGTTCAACAAAAATTCTCTATCTTCCCACCTGGAAATAAAACTTCATAATGACAAAATCAAACAATATTTATAAAGCTATAATTTTTTATGATTAGAAGTCAGCAAATATCAAAGACAACTGAATTTAATTATTATAGTACCTATCTAAGTGTTCTATTGGCCAGCAATGTTTCACATGAGTAATAAAGACATTAACATATCAAAATTATTATGTTTATTCTGTACCATTCTAGAAAAATAGCTTATCATGTTTTTAGAACTAAGATTTTCACAAAAGTTCCATTCTATTGACagtaatttctaaataaaaaaattatttgagtcCTTATAGTTCTTAGAGTTTTTCACTCCTTTCAGTTTGGATAAATTTTGTTCTGAGAGGCAATAGGAATTGGAACAGTCAGTATACTTCTTAAAGTAAAGCTCAGATTCAGGAATAAATCATTAATCCTTATATCAACCttaaatactgaaataatttGTAAATGATAAATTATCAGGCTTGTAGaacatattacaaaatattttaatttctttatataaagTGCCATTGCTTACATTGTAATTTTCACTCTCTTAAAGTGAtagccatatttttttaaatgacagaactTGATGATTATACATGGGTCAAATATCAAGGATTAGGGGATAGAACTTTGGgataataaatattcactttgACTAGGGAATCTGGTTTTCTTCTGAACAGTAACTCAAGGCTACTGCAGCAACGagaaaggcttttaaaatttctgttgcttttagcTCAAGCTTATATCCATTAATACATCATTTCTTGTTTGTTAATTTGGGATTCAGTGACTACTCCAAGATAGCTCCAGAGCCAATAATATTAAagttaataatgaaaacaaaacatgtaCCATAAACAAAACATGGACAATGAACCAGTTCATTTTGCCTTTCCCAGTTCACTTATTAGACAATTGCTCGCTATTTTCTATCCTCAGTAGCCCAATAAAATAGCTCACCAAGAAATTCTTAACTTTCAAATCTCATGAAACTTTTCAGTCTTCACCTTGAAGACTTCACCTTGAATTTGGTTTCCTATACTGTACAGTAATCATTACTTTGTTTCCTTAGTTTCTGTGAAGTGAGTTTTACCTGGCTTGCCTTCACCCTCTCCAGCTAGCTCTCCTTAGCCCTTTCTGTAGCTTGCTGTTTCTTATCCTATCCATTAAACTGTATTGTTTTACCATCAATCACTCTTTGACATTCATCCTTCCTCATACCACATATTCTCCCTGGGTGACTTCTTATTAAACTGCTGAAAACTTCCAGATTGATATCTCCAACCCAGACATATCTCCTATGACCAGATTCCATCTTCCCCCTGAATGTCAggcaaatttaaatttaaatttaaaatctcaaATTTAACATATCCAAAACCAAATTCTTCACCTGAGACATTCTCTTTTAAACACACTCCTTATCTCAATGAATATTATCCATCTGTCAAGTTTCCTGATTCAAAACCTGGGAACTACTTTAGATTCCTCCTTCTTCTACCAGCTACATCCAAATAATCTCAAAGATTAGAAAGGGGGGAAGGCAATTATAGGAATTTTCCTAACTTTCAGTTTTCAGCAGCAATATGGTGGCCATTTAGTTCTAAACTTTCCCTTCTCCTGAACATCAAAGAGTTACAAATGGGAAACTAcaagaacaaaaaccaacaaccacACTTTCAGTGAACCAGAAGAGATAAATTTAACAAGttacggggagttcccattgtgactcagaggaaatgaatctgactggtatccatgaggatgtaggtttgatccctggcctcactcagcagatcagggatccagcattgtcatgagctgtggtgtaggtcacaaacatggctaaGATatggtggttgtggtgtaggcctgcagctgaagctccaatttgaccatagcctgggaacttccatatgctgtgggtgtggcccttaaaagacaaaagaaaaaaaaattacaagtatttACTCCCAGAAAGAGACATACCCACTGGAATACAAATGGCTTGGGGGAGGTCAATTTCCAggtgaggcagagagaagaattTCAGAAATAGTGAGAGGGACCCATAAGTGACAGAACTCAGAAAGCTATTGTGGATAGACACAGTGATTCTGTCCTCAGATCCTCCTATGGGAATAAAGGATTTATAATCCAGCTGCTAAAAGTACTGCTGAGAGACTAATCTTAGTTCTCAGCCTTCTTCCGGGATTACCTCAGCTGAATAAAATCACCTCACTCAAGGTATGTCCAGCCACAGCGGTACtatcaaaacaacagaaaataacaagtgttgatgaggatgtggaggtGCTGAAACAATTGTGTACtgatggtaggaatgtaaaatgatgtcatcactctggaaaacagtatggtagttcctcaaaaaaactaaacatagaattacagTATGATCTAGCATTTCTACTTATTTAccccaaagaagaaaaggggactCAAAACAGATATTTATACACCAACGCTCATAGAGCATTCTTCGCAACAGCGAAAAGGTGGCAAGAACCTAAAtgtcattgacagatgaatggacaaacaacaTTTTGGTAGATATACatatagtagaatattattcagtcttaaaaaggaaaattctgacacatgctacaacatgaatgatcCTTGAagtaattatgctgagtgaagtaagccaggcacaaaaggacaCATATTATGTGTTTTCAATTATAAGATGTATCAAGAGTTATTGAATTCATagatatgaaagataaaaatgtggTTACCAGAGACAGTGGAAATGGGCAATAGGGAGTTATTGTTCAACAGGCTTTGAGtttcaatttagaaaaattcaATTTAGGAAAAAGTTTTAGAGGCTGGTGGTGATTGTAGCATAACAGCATGGATGTACTTAATGTTACTGTATAATTCAGCATATATTCacctaaaatggttaaaatgatatattttatcttttgtctatTTACTGCAATAAAAAAGTCAGGATCTTCTACAAAGTTTTGttcatataatttcaaaaattaaataaaattaatatggaatTCATTTGTTTCATCTCTAGTAATATTAATATGCCATATAGTTTAATTTAACCTAATCTGAAATGTTTCTGATTTTACTGATatataaaatgccaaaaaaataagttccctgtggcacaacgggattcgCAGTGTTTTGGgcatgctgggatgcaggttcaatacctggcacagcacagtgggttaaggatctggcattgctgcagctgctccttaggtcacaactgtggctcggatctgatcgtTGGCCCAAGAACACCAtctgccacagggtggccaaaaaagggaaaaaatgccaaaaatatgTATGTGAAGAAATTATTTGAATTGCAAATGTCCACTATAATATAGATGAGAAATGATATActaaatattagtaaaaatacaggttgtctttaaaaaaaaaattaccaggaaCAACGTAATACCCAGGATAGAgcaactaatttttaaagaagagatcATTTCCGTCCTAAGTAAACCACCTCAGGAAAGAAGGGAAACTCCTGAATTCTTTTTATGAAACAAGTAGACATTGATATAATACCTgacccccaaaacacacacacacatgaaatggTTTGCTCTTACTTACTGTTAATTTAGAATATATCATGATCAATTGAGTTTTGTTCTACAGATGTAGAGATGATTCAAtactagaaaaataattcattacaTTAACAGAtttacagagaaaaccataaagtcatttctagtgatgttgaaaaatcacttaaaaaaatcccAATGAATTTAGATACAAATAttctcaacaggagttcccgccgtggtgcagtggttaacgaatccgactaggaaccatgaggtttccggttcggtccctgcccttgctcagtgggttaacgatatggcgttgccgtgagatgtggtgtaggttgcagacgcggctcggatcccgagttgctgtggctctggcgtaggccggtggctacagctccgattggacccctggcctgggaacctccatatgccgtgggagcggcccaagaaataacaacaacaacaacaacaaaagagacaaaaagacaaaaaaaaattctcaacaaaattttagccaactgaatccaacaacatataaaaaagatcatacaccacgatcaagtgggattcgtaaatccataaaatataaatcaagggATATATTTCAGGCCAAACACCCATATTTTCCTAAAGTCCAAAACAGAGGCATTCTTCCTAAAATCCAAAACAGGGAACaagaaaattatacttttatacCCATTAGGATAAGTATTATGTAGCATGCTGAGTATATAACTAATACATATATCATATAACACATATAACCATTATGTAATAGAAATCATAGGAGACATTAGCATTGCAATTACATGATTATTATAATTACGGGAGTAAGGTTTTTCTAATTGACCCCACTCATATTGAATGGAATAATTTTACTCTAAACAGAGAGGGTATCAGAagggagataaaagaaaaagattttaggcAGATACAACTGAAGTGTCATCATGTTACTTCTTTATTGGCTCCCCATTATACCATAAAATgattcaaaatacttttttccacTAGTTCATCTTCACCTTGATTGTCCACCAATCACCTTCTATTCCATCGATCGCATTTCAGTAGCTTAGCTCAGGAATATTTGGCCTGTGACTTGCTGCTTAGAGAAGACACCTTGAATTTGACTTTGGACAGAGTAATTTGTATTACTCCATACCCAGGGTCATCAAACTATGCCctgcaaaccaaatccagcatataatttgtttttctagtGCCCACGgactaagaatggtttttacatttgtaaacattgggaaaagtaaacagaaaattattattttgtgacatgtaaaaattctatgaaattaATGCAAACAAGcattcataaataaagttttattggaacaaggACACAATCATTCATCACATCCTCTCTCaggctgcttttgtgctataaTGGCAGAACTAAATAATAGTGACAGAGACTTTATATTTACCATCTAGTACTTTactagaaaaaaatctattggcCCCTAGTCTAGAGGCACACAACTCACCCCATCATAACTACTATTATCCTAAACTGAAATTCGGTGAATCTCAAATTGCTCCTCTCTCAAAATGCTGTACATGTTTAGACACACATAAAACATACTTCATTTTGCTAGCTTTTGTTGAATTGTTGATTGTAGACTGATTCTATAATGTTACCTCCATATCTGCTTCCATACGAACTTAATATGTTCTTTTACCCAGGTCTAGTTTTCAAAAAGCCATGAAGTAGCTATGAGccatgaatatattttcaaatatgagaGATCTAAGCATATTTAATTTGCTTTAAGAAATCAATATACATCAGCATCTGATTTTATTCATGTCTGTTTTATAAGCCAGAGGATTCTGTGGTtcagttttggtaatttttttccctagagaatTGCTATAATTgtaaactgaaatattttaggGCAGTTGGAGCTCtaagtttatttctaaaaaatataaaccCTTCAGTTTATGATACTGGattaaatagaaaacattttgccCTTTCCAAAGTCAAGGCACAACTATTCTCAGCCCTTCTGTCTTCTCTTGCCATAACTTCCTTCTTACAAAaaaggatcaggagttcccgttgtggctcagcagtaaggaacctgactagcatccatgagggtttgatccctggcccccgtcagtgggttaaagtatccagctgtggtgtaggtcacagatgcagctcggatccagcatttctgtggcataggctggcggttgcagctccaattcaaaccctagcctgggaatttccatatgcctctggtgcaggcctaaaaacaaaaaacaaaaaacaaaaaaaagagagggagagagagctctTGCGTGTGCACATGCACGCCCCCGTGTGTGCGAAATCAAAAGCATTGTTCCATGAAAATGAAGTGGAATGTGGTAAAGCATCCTATTGCTTCTCCATATTCAGGAATGTTTGCCCCTTTCAGAAACGACTGGTCACAACTGGAATAACATGCTTCCTGAGAAACTTCTGGATCTCCTTCCAAGAATGTTCTTGTGCAGCTCCATGTGGGATCACCTCTCCTCCCCAGTACATGGCAATGTGAAAACTGGGGACATTGGAGCCACAGCACAGTGGGGAATGGGGGGGTTCTATCAGGTGGCCTGCCCCTGGGTAAGACAGTAGGGTCCAGtttttctttccatgtctctTCAGCCATTCTATGGCTTGTTGTGCGTGTGCTTTGCTGTTGACATTCTTATCTTCTTCTCTCACAATGAAAAGGAAATGTCCCTGGGCCTTTTCAATGGGGAGAAAGCAGCCTTATTGgcgttatttttattttcctcaaaaatgTTCTGTAACTTTATAAATCCTAAGTTAGATATGGAGCTATATTGAGGAGAGAAGCCCAAAGGTTGACTTATCTGATCATGATATACGTGCGGAACGTCAATAATAAAGTTATTAATTAATAAGCACGGTGGCTGTGACTTGTTTTAGATGAATAGCCATGGAAAGTCCAATCTCTGCTCCTCTAGAAATGGAGACTATTCCAATGCCTGGGCCTAggatctgtaaaaaaaaaataaaagataaaaaataaactgaaccctcaattaaatataaatggaaggTCAAAAGAGGGAGTGCTCATACCCTGCAACAAGAGCAACAGGTAGAAAGACTCCTCTTCTTTCaaggcaaggactcagccaatgaaaagccatggactctttgTTTACTCACAACTTCCTTTTTCCCTCTAGAAAATCCTTCTTCCTTTGCTGTTTGGAGACTTGTATGTGGTTCACCACGGTGGTAGACCCCAAACTGCAATCTCTGCTAATCCTGAATAACCccatttttgctggagaaatatctggcattctctttatttttggtcaACATTTGGTGGCCCATACAGGGACCAGAGGAGCCCCACCAAAGGCTCTTGAGCTGGTGAGCTAAGAGGTCCAATACCCACAATTGAGCCCTTCATTTCCCACAGCTTTTCTCATCTACCTTGGTGTTTGAAGGTACATCTTCCTCCTGAATTTGAGCCTCTGCCTTCTGTGGACTAAGAATGccacctgccatatcagtaaataAAGGAGGTAGCAGGCATCAAACCACCAGCCACTATAGAGCTGTTCCAaatggtgagccctgaggaaactccaGATGGAAACAAACAAGATGCTGGCCCTAGATagctaaggtgcatatcaaagaaataatttcagtGAGCCTAGACTCTTATATTTTCCCATACAGATAAATGCACgaattaacttgagatgtctgtttttcTGTAATTaatagtaatcttttgatgttcccaTGACCTggttttgttgcaaaactcctgcCTATTCTGGATCTTCCCTTATGTCTTCGGAGCAGTCCCTCAGAGGTATCTGAGAGGCTGCTTCCTAGACTTGAAGTCCTCAGAAaatccactgaataaaacatattGCTCAACTTGTAGGTTGacctccccccgccacccagTCGACACCTCTTTGCATTTGAAGTTCTTCAGGCTGTATTAAGGATCTATGTATTTTAAGGTTTCAATTTTTCTGGTAAAAGCCTTGTTATGAATGCAAGTACTCATTTGGCACGTCATCTGATTCAGAGATCAGACTGTTTTCAACTGAAACTGACTGAGAGGCCATCTTCCCACTTCCTTCAGATATCGGGGCTGTTTCGCTGAAACTGGGTCAGGTCAGCCATCAGTCCATTCCTTTGGAATAGGAGCTATTCCATGGGGACTGGTTGAGAAGACTTTGGTGTAGGATGAAGCTGTTCCTTCAGAACTGGCTGGTATTAGACCTGCAGACACTTTGATTGAAGCTGTTTAAATCGAGCTGTTTGGTTATAAACTATTGGAAAGTTGCTCTTTTACTCTACAGCAAAACCTCTGAGAAATGGGATCCCAgttatctaaatattttgagGGTGCCCCTCTGCACTGGGACACCagtcaattttatgtttaaaaacctTGGTTCCTTCTTgtgtgcaattttattttattttattttattttattttattttattttattttattttattttattgccccATTGAGGCATGtgagcatgtagaaattcctgggccggggatcaaacccacaccacagcagcgacccaagccactgcagtgacaatactggatccttaactcactgttccacaagagaacttcccTCATGTATATTTCTAACTAAATGGACGGATGTGACCAAAGGCAACTTACAATATCAATGGCCATTATGGATAATTTTTGAAATtcctgaatttaattttcttaaaatgaaattggATTACAATAGCTTGAAAATCTGCAGAACTGAATGGAATGCCTATTTTGATTGGTATTTTGAAATGATGGAATAAAATTTATGCTTTGAGGCAGGACAAGAAAATTTAAGCATAAAATTCTCCCTGTCCTTCCTATGTGCAATGTGCATCTGCCTTATACATTAATCAGACCACCTCAAGGCAGGAAtgcctgctcaaccataaagattGTTTTTCTGGCTTTGTACACCAGCAAAGtaactccttaaaagataacattcctttccTAATCCTGTAAGTATGGTGATCCCTGGCTGGCTTTGTATATGCTTATCTGGACTATGAATCTTTGGTGAACTTTATGTAAAACATCAGTGTGTTGTCTTGATGCAGGATCCTTTGTTTGAAGAATGTATATAACTGTGCCTTTGACTTCTAAACAATCAAAACAGTCTTCAGACCTTTCAGAAAGATCATCTCCTAggttttaatctttcttttcttttttcttttttttagggccatacctgaggcatatggaagttcccaggctagggatcaaatcagagcttcagctgcctgcctacatcacagccatgccagatctgagccacatctgtgacctatgccaatgCAAATtgcggcaacagtggatccttaaccactgagtgaggtgggaatcgaacctgcgaactcatggatactagttagatttgtttccactgagccacaatgggaactcctagaacttttttttttaatgatacaaaaTAAAGCCTTTATTCTCCTCAAGCACTGGCCCCATGCAAGGACAGTTTCAGAGTTACATCTCTTCTAAAGCCTCAattgattttctgtatttctgaggggggaaaaaaagacattttattaagaagttttttgtttttttcgtaCTACTTAGAAAAATATGATTGAATGTACCACTTGCACCTAGCTGACAGAAGTGTgagaaattcttggagttcccactgtggcacaacagattaAGAAtttgattgcagcagctcaggttgctggggaggcatgggttcaatccccggcccattgcagtggattaaaggatctggcgatgctgcagcttcagtgtaggtcacagctgtggctcagattcagtccctggcctgagaattgccatatgctacaggtgtggccattaaaaaaaaagtgagaaattcttagggtaaatgaaaaaaatgaaacaaatttctaAGTCATATATACTCTCCATTTTCTACTGCATGTATTAAGAATAGCAGAAATCaactcccctgcccccctcctttGGGTTAAAAGAATCTTTTGAGCTCTCAAATTCTACATCTTAATATAATAGATACAGAGTCACAGTTAGGGCAAGGAGAGATGAGACCTCAGAATAGATCTAGCCATAGAGGATAAAGTAAAGGCAGGTATAACatgaatgaacaacaacaacaacaacaacaaaaggtgAATGAGATATTGCAGGTTTTATCTAATTTATGTCTGGCTTTTGGCAGAATACTAGCTCTTGCAACGTCTGCCACCAAACTTGGGATCAGGGAATTCAGAGTCCCTAGAAAACACTTCAAATCAACAGATGAAGTAAGACTTGCAGGAAAATAAAAGTACCTGAGGTCAAACCTCTCTCAGAACAGATAGTGCGAATGTTTAATGGAAGTACTCAGAGAGAAATCTGGTTTTAAGGCCTGAATTAGCCATTAACTAACTATCCATATGACACTGGTATAGACGATGACAGAAAAACCATGCAGCGCCTACAAAGGGAACCAGGCTAAGAAGCTGAAAAATAGAATCACacagtttcttcatttctcatCTAAGCCAAGTAGAGGGCTAGTACAATGATAACAATGACTTTTGACAGTTCAAGGACAATTCTATTATATGCATCAAAAACAGCTGTTTAGAAATTTAATGCATTGGTAGATTATCAATAACTGTGGttcattttatgaataaattctGGTATTTTGGTGattcttacattaaaaaagaatgtagtaTAGAGACATTTTACTTAGATCAattcttattaagaaaaaaacattcacAATAAAGAAGGGCTAATATGCATCAACCCTCTTATAAGAGCaaagcacttttttaaaatttaaagaagacaTGGATTAGAAATTAGCACAGCATTATGTTTAAGCCTTCTCAAGTAACTAAAAATTCAgacaaactattcaaaaaaatatagaatatctGCTGGTTAAGAATGGTGATTTAATTATTATCAGAGAAGGTGATAATAATAATTGCTCAGACTTATTGACTATTTAGTGCTGTCAGTTACTCAATAAGTACTTGGCTTCTATCATCCCCCTTAGTTTTCACAATAACCTTGTGAAGTTGTGTCACTACAATGttatttcatagatgaagaaactgaggatcagGGGTTtttagtaacttgcccaaattTCCAAAGCCCAAAGGGAAGGAGCAACCAAATTCAACATATTCCTGCCTGAATCCAAAGCCAATGCTAACGTCCTATGCATTTTGCCTTTCTGAGCAACTAGATGTGAAAGAAATTATATGAGTAGTGTAAACATGTAACTGACTTTCAAGTTCACTGAGGAAGAATCGTACCTGGAAGTTAAAGGAAGTTACAGAATATCATGGTTATTAAAATATTGGGACTGAAACCTACTCAAAAGGTAAAGATTACCTTGGGATGTCTCAGGACAAAGTTGACAGCTTCCTCAAAATATTCCAAATCTAGTTTCTCTAGTTTGGGAGGCAGGTCTTCATAGTTACAGTAAGCCAAGGCCAAGGCAGCAAAGCCACGACTGACCAGGAGACTGGCCCAGGATTCCATCAGTCCACTAAGAATTCCAAACAAATCAATTACCCCTGGGAAACGGCCCTCTCctgaaaagtaaagaaacaaacacacaaacaaaaaacacagaattgAGTATGAATGGAaggtgaggaaaagagaagaaaaataagaaaacacaaagaataaaGGCATCACAAGTTTAGAATTAATgtacatacaaagaggaacttatacccatacttttcaaactcttccaaaa
The nucleotide sequence above comes from Phacochoerus africanus isolate WHEZ1 chromosome 2, ROS_Pafr_v1, whole genome shotgun sequence. Encoded proteins:
- the LOC125121312 gene encoding LOW QUALITY PROTEIN: bile acid-CoA:amino acid N-acyltransferase-like (The sequence of the model RefSeq protein was modified relative to this genomic sequence to represent the inferred CDS: inserted 3 bases in 2 codons; deleted 2 bases in 1 codon), producing MIQLTAMPLSALDDEPVHVRVTGLTPFQIVFLQASLEDERRNMFHSYVYYKANEVGEVDLKQAASLGGDYVGVQPMGLFSSLKSEKVGIKLFKRDXMNSPFQVQLKLCDSAVLLTHTVSTPPIVCLTLERWYVAPGVTRTQGKEGHIRGVLFIPPGEGRFPGVIDLFGILSGLMESWASLLVSRGFAALALAYCNYEDLPPKLEKLDLEYFEEAVNFVLRHPKILGPGIGIVSISRGAEIGLSMAIHLKQVTATVLINXNNFIIDVPHVYHDQISQPLGFSPQYSSISNLGFIKLQNIFEENKNNANKAAFPIEKAQGHFLFIVREEDKNVNSKAHAQQAIEWLKRHGKKNWTLLSYPGAGHLIEPPHSPLCCGSNVPSFHIAMYWGGEVIPHGAAQEHSWKEIQKFLRKHVIPVVTSRF